DNA sequence from the Dehalococcoidia bacterium genome:
ACTCCGGGTCGATGCGCTCGACGAAAACGTCCATCACGCCGCCGCAGATCTTGTCCTCGCCGTCCACCGGCTCGGTCAGATCGACGCTGACGATGCCCGGCTGGCCGCCTTCGAGCACGTCCATCGCCCGCTGCCAGACCTCGGCCTCGCCGCAGCCGCCGCCGATCGTGCCGAAGAACGAGCCGTCCGGCCGCACGACCATCTTGGCTCCGGCCTTACGCGGCGTCGACCCGCGCGTCTGCGCCACCGTGGCCAGCGCGATGGGCTCGC
Encoded proteins:
- a CDS encoding XdhC family protein, which gives rise to MSNEIYAEIEAAIGRGEPIALATVAQTRGSTPRKAGAKMVVRPDGSFFGTIGGGCGEAEVWQRAMDVLEGGQPGIVSVDLTEPVDGEDKICGGVMDVFVERIDPE